AACGTGCGCATCATCGCCACGTCGAACCGCGACCTTCTCAGCTACGTCCAGGCCGGTGAGTTTCGTCAGGACCTGTATTACCGGCTAAACGTCTTTCCGGTGCATGTCCCCTCGCTGCGTGAACGCACCGACGACATCCCGCTCCTGGCGGAGCACTTTTTGCGGCGCTTCACGCGCAAGCACGGGGTGAAAGTCACGGGATTCTCCGATTCAGCCCGGGGAGCGATGATGGCGTACCGCTGGCCGGGCAATGTGCGCGAACTGCAGAACACGATCGAGCGCGCCGTGATCCTCTCCGAATCGGGCCGTCCCGTGAACGCCTCGGCGCTCGGCCTGCCGGTCGAAATTGATGCGGCAGCCATCGCTGCGGCGGCCCAGGTTTGGGATGCCCCGTCTGTCGTCGAGCCCACCGCCGCCATTGTTGAAGCTGCCCCAACCGGGCAGGAGGCTGCGGCCGGCGCGGTGGCTTCTCCCGGCGTGACTGATCCGGCGGGACAGGTCCTCAAGCTTGATGAACTCGAGAAGCAGGCCATTCGGGCGGCCTTGAAGCAGATGGGCGGGAATCGCACCCAGGCCGCCGCGGCCCTCGGCATCAGCATTCGCACGTTGCGCAACAAATTGCAGGAGTACCGCGAGGCGGGCGACCCGATCGACGTGGGCATGGATTCTACCGACGCCTGAGCGGGGCGGCCGTCAATCGGTTGCGTTATCGGCGCCGCCAAGCGGAACGGGCGGGCGTGAGGCCCTGGCTGAGGGATTCGCGCAACCGGCTAGCGGGGGAGCCTCCGGACGCGGCTCTGGGCGGCATGCCCGGTGCCTGTGACCGGCGAGCGCCTCAGAATTCGCCGCTTCCTCGGCCATTCTGCGTTAAACCGCATCCGGTTCGCGCCGATAACGAGTCAATCCCCGTCAATCCCGCCCTAGCTATGGCTGCTACTGCTGAAATCACCGAGGCGCTCATCCGCGATAATATCAATCGTGCCGTCTCGGACGTGTTTAAGACAATGCTTGGGCGCACGCCCACATTTTGTTCCCAAGGAGAATCCCTCCAGGGAAAGGCGCTGGCGCCGTCCGACCGTCCGCAGGTGGTTGGCACCGTCGGCTTTATCGGTGACTGCAATGGCCTGATCTATCTTCACCTCGATCTTGCATTTGCCAAAGCGTGCACGTGCCACCTCCTCGGGATGACGGACAAGGAGCTGGAGCTTGCCGGCGACGAGGTGATCAACGACGCGATCGGCGAACTCACCAACATGACGGTGGGCAGCTTCAAGAACGCGCTCTGTGATGCCGGTTACC
This genomic window from Opitutus sp. ER46 contains:
- a CDS encoding chemotaxis protein CheX, with amino-acid sequence MAATAEITEALIRDNINRAVSDVFKTMLGRTPTFCSQGESLQGKALAPSDRPQVVGTVGFIGDCNGLIYLHLDLAFAKACTCHLLGMTDKELELAGDEVINDAIGELTNMTVGSFKNALCDAGYPCKLTIPSILRGTNFSIEPISSAVRHIYYFDCAEHRVIADILMKSDE